The Hevea brasiliensis isolate MT/VB/25A 57/8 chromosome 1, ASM3005281v1, whole genome shotgun sequence DNA segment ATGCAAAGAAGAAACCTTTTTAACTCAACAAGGAAAGGGTTATTATTAGTTTCTTGTTCATTTTTCATTTTCAAGATCCATGGGTTCGTATCAATTCCTTCACCATCCAAATCAGGTACGCGATTCTCCTTGTTCTACCGATATTCGCCGTGGGTTTTCCAAGTCCCAAATGTTCCTCCAAAAGATTTTACGAATTATTGCTTCATACCCACCACAAGAAACCTCGAGAGTATCGTCTTTGAATCGTGAGTTAGAAGAGAATAAGGGACTGGGTATCGATTTGAACGTGGGATTTTGCCCATCGCCGGAAACTGAACCATCAGAGTGTTTAAGTTCTTGTAGCGTTGTGCATAAAGTTTTTAGCAACTGTTCAGAGGCGGATTTTGGTGGAGTTTTTGCTGCGGAAAAGAGCTCATCAGAAGGAGAATGTGATCCTAAAGAGGTCAGGGACCAGTTGGGTACTGATTCTCCCACAATTGAAGCAATTGGTGAAGAATCTCGAAACTTAGAAGTTTCAGAAGCCACAAATCTGGAAGCAAAAGACGTCAAACAAGAAgcaaaagaaaaacaagaaagtcTTGATGGTGATGATGGAGGGGTCAAAATAGCGCCGCCGtttcaagaagaagaagaagaaaaacgcAAGAAAAATGGTTGTTTTTCTCTTCCCATTGAAGCAGCAGAAATGGTTTCCGGTAGTTCGGAGGATAAGGAAGAGTTTAAGGCTCCTCCAAGTCAAGAAAAAGAATCAGAACCAGCTAAAGTTAGAAACGGTGAGTCATCGAGAAACAGCGAGGGTTTTAGCGTGGAAAATTCGTTAGCAGATAATGAAGACACATCTCCAGTGGTGAGATCGAAGAGAGGAAGGAGCCAGGTGCTGCCGTCCAGATACAGAGACTCTGTTATTCTTCTTGCGCCGTGGAAGCGGCTGGCAGGATCACAAAGACCAGCAGCCGCACCCATGGTTTCCACGAAGAGAGGtagattaaataataaataataaataatgataaattataataattattattattattatgcatTTATCTTTTTTACTTGTTTGGTAGTTACGCAAAATGGCAGCAGAAAAGAACAATACATTACCTGTAATATTGTAGAAGAAGTGAAGGATTCTTGTTTTTAGCTAATAGATATTAATGGATATTGAAGTCGTCTTTAGAGCCATGAAATCTAATTATCTTTAAAGCTGTGAAGAATCGAGTTCGTATTCTAAATTCAATCGTCCTAAAAGAGATTAGAAGGTGGATTAGAAgcagaagaaagattgagaggaATCAAAGGATAGTCATCATATATGATAAACAATTGATGCTTCTACATTTGTTGTTTCCATGACTTTAAAAGTGTAATTCCTAGTTCCTTTGTCAACTTGGTATATTAATGGAATTTTGTTGTTTGtgtttatttattatttagtcgaaattattattattattattattgaattttaaatttaaaattttctaaatttaaggataatttaaataattttagaatcgttg contains these protein-coding regions:
- the LOC110664672 gene encoding uncharacterized protein LOC110664672; this translates as MGSYQFLHHPNQVRDSPCSTDIRRGFSKSQMFLQKILRIIASYPPQETSRVSSLNRELEENKGLGIDLNVGFCPSPETEPSECLSSCSVVHKVFSNCSEADFGGVFAAEKSSSEGECDPKEVRDQLGTDSPTIEAIGEESRNLEVSEATNLEAKDVKQEAKEKQESLDGDDGGVKIAPPFQEEEEEKRKKNGCFSLPIEAAEMVSGSSEDKEEFKAPPSQEKESEPAKVRNGESSRNSEGFSVENSLADNEDTSPVVRSKRGRSQVLPSRYRDSVILLAPWKRLAGSQRPAAAPMVSTKRVTQNGSRKEQYITCNIVEEVKDSCF